TTGTGATGATCAGCGCCGCTCCATTGACCACCGTTTGTTGGTGTTAGTGTCGATATTTAGCTACTTTTATGCTACAATAAGAATAATCAAGCGTGGTACACAACACAGCTACGAAAACAAACTTGCTACATAATCGAAACATCGTCGTATTGAGCTTTGAAGCATCAAGCAGCACGTTAATGTAGTGGAACGCACTCGACCGCGACACATCGATCGAACGGTGGTTGTTCAATCGCAAACAGCGATGGTTGCACCCACAGTGACTTTGTCGAATGCGATTAAACCGAACGTTAGCCCGCTTGTTGTCACCAATCTCTGTTACACGCGACTGTAACACCAACACACTCGTGTGCCGGCGATAATTGGTGGTGGCCAAAGTCATCTGATAAGATATAGGTTCAACTGGGCCTCTGTGGGATTGCGTGACTTTACCGGCTTCATTACAGATTTTTCGGCCGGAAAGTACCTTCCAGTGTGCGTGTGAAACGTTCATGCCGGCTCACGAAAGATCTCCCCAATTACTAACGTCGTGAAGCGAATGCGTTGTGCTGACCGTTTCGTACGAGTACATCATCACCGGTGTAATAATTGGTGTCGTGAAGTGAAGTCAACATAGAGATCCGTAGTAGAGTAGGATGATACGATGGATTCGGATGGTAGTTTGGGCGGCTCTGCTAGTGTGTTGGGTGCGTGCGGAAAATATTCTATTTCTGCAGACAACACCCTCGAAAAGTCACCACATCTGGAACAAGCAGATCTTTGAGCGTTTGTACGAAAATGGGCACAACCTTACCATTTTGTCCTTTGAAAAAGAAGCGTCCGTGCCGGGCAAAACGTTCCTGGTGATGGACAATTTTTTCGAGAAGCTAATGGCCGCTTTTGCGGACGGTAGTACGACGGATTACTCTACCTACGAGCATGCGTTTGCAAACATAATGAACGTGTACCAGTATTACACGGTGTCCAGTGGAATACTGGAGCACGAGCCGGCCATTAAGCAACTGCTCGACTATCCAAGAACCTTCCGGTTTGATCTAGTGATACACGACTTCACGATGGGTCAGTTTTTGCTTGGCTTTCTGGAACATTTTCATCACCCGCCACTAGTGTCGATCTCACCGTTCAACATACCGTCGTACACCCAGTACCTGGCGGACGTACCACTCTACACCACCTACCTGCCCCATCCTGCGTCCAGCTTCAACTCGCAGATGAGCTTCAATGAACGGGTTAAAAACACACTTTATTGGTGGTTCGAAATGCTGTACCGGCAACAGGTGTACATGCCAAAGGAACAGGAGCGAATGAAGCGCGTGTTCGAAGGCATCAATCCACCACACGTGAAACTGTTAGAGCGCCGTTCCGAGTTGGTGCTTGTAAACAGTGATCCGGCTCTCGATTTTTATCAACTACTCCCTCCGAACGTGGTGCAAGTGGGCGGATTGCATATCAAGCGAGCGGAGGAGATGCCTGCGGTAAGTGTACCGATCGGTGGAAGCCCTGAAGTGCCCGGCTACTTTACTATCATCCTATGTTTCTTACGCAGATGATGCAACAGTTTATTGCACGTGCGAACAAAGGTGTGGTACTGTTCAGTTTCGGCACAAACGTCCAGAGCGAGATGCTAGGTCCGGAAGTGAACCGGCAGCTGTTGGAGCTGTTCCGCAGCATGCCTGACTATGGTTTCATCTGGAAGCACGCGAACGCGGATAAGCTGGTGATGCCGCCGAACGTGCTAATGACTGCGTGGGTTCCGCAATCGGCCGTGTTGGCCAACAGCCGCACAAAGCTATTGGTTAGCCACGGTGGACTGCTGAGCCTTCAGGAGGCGGCCTGGAACGGTGTCCCCGTTATCGGTGTACCATTCTTTGCTGATCAGTTTTCGAACGTGCGCCGTATCGAGTTGGCAGGGATCGGTATTGGCATACCGTCCAACAGATTGAACGCGAACACACTGAAAGAAGCGATGGATAAGATTCTGGGTGATAGCAGGTAAGTGGACGAGACGTGAGCTAAGACCGTACGTGGTTTGCATTAAGGCCCATTTCCGCTTACAGCTATCGAGCGCGAGGCAAGGAACTATCCTATCGCTTCCGCACACAACCCGAAGCTCCGCTAGAACGTGCGATTTTTTGGATCGAGAAAGTGATCGCCAACAAGGGTTTGCGGTATCTGCGCTCGCCGACGCG
This genomic window from Anopheles maculipalpis chromosome 2RL, idAnoMacuDA_375_x, whole genome shotgun sequence contains:
- the LOC126557749 gene encoding UDP-glycosyltransferase UGT5-like, whose amino-acid sequence is MIRWIRMVVWAALLVCWVRAENILFLQTTPSKSHHIWNKQIFERLYENGHNLTILSFEKEASVPGKTFLVMDNFFEKLMAAFADGSTTDYSTYEHAFANIMNVYQYYTVSSGILEHEPAIKQLLDYPRTFRFDLVIHDFTMGQFLLGFLEHFHHPPLVSISPFNIPSYTQYLADVPLYTTYLPHPASSFNSQMSFNERVKNTLYWWFEMLYRQQVYMPKEQERMKRVFEGINPPHVKLLERRSELVLVNSDPALDFYQLLPPNVVQVGGLHIKRAEEMPAMMQQFIARANKGVVLFSFGTNVQSEMLGPEVNRQLLELFRSMPDYGFIWKHANADKLVMPPNVLMTAWVPQSAVLANSRTKLLVSHGGLLSLQEAAWNGVPVIGVPFFADQFSNVRRIELAGIGIGIPSNRLNANTLKEAMDKILGDSSYRARGKELSYRFRTQPEAPLERAIFWIEKVIANKGLRYLRSPTRNMAPYQVYGLDMVAVVLLIVLGYYLIFKRHSKPAGETGDTKTKTE